One genomic segment of Tripterygium wilfordii isolate XIE 37 chromosome 9, ASM1340144v1, whole genome shotgun sequence includes these proteins:
- the LOC120005342 gene encoding uncharacterized protein LOC120005342 isoform X2 translates to MEALFLFIYFFYATSMDALDIADLSTAVEGGNLSNLLEDNTAGRTESWILNQTSQDELHQVVLTQPNQVGSSRRVNIAQGIAQDRVEKKRWNDKRYRDRCKERKKKMQDELDKFTVENRHVKLANQSIRTEINSMNLKLESKTKEIKQLQDAMNKLRRQNGCIEVLMEAFLQRMVSSKDRDDQLEMLTHEITILRQNVAFIGWMEEKTQLVNRFADLEHQNKHLKVKIQALCEKISNDRR, encoded by the exons ATGGAAgcactttttttatttatttattttttttatgccacTTCAATGGATGCACTTGACATAGCAGATCTTAGCACAGCAGTTGAGGGAGGGAATTTATCAAACCTCCTGGAAGATAACACAGCTG GGAGAACAGAATCATGGATCTTGAACCAAACTAGTCAAGATGAGCTTCACCAAGTTGTATTGACACAACCAAACCAGGTTGGCTCAAGCAGACGAGTAAACATAGCTCAGGGCATTGCACAAGACAGggttgaaaagaaaagatggaACGACAAGCGTTATCGTGACCgatgtaag gaaaggaaaaagaaaatgcaggATGAGTTAGATAAGTTTACAGTAGAAAACAGACATGTGAAGCTCGCAAATCAATCAATAAGGACTGAAATAAATTCTATGAATTTAAAATTGGAATCAAAAACTAAGGAGATAAAACAACTCCAAGATGCAATGAACAAATTGAGGCGTCAAAATGGATGCATAGAAGTTCTTATGGAAGCATTTCTGCAAAGAATG GTCAGTTCCAAAGATAGAGATGACCAGCTTGAGATGCTAACGCATGAAATTACAATTTTACGTCAAAATGTTGCTTTCATTGGATGGATGGAAGAGAAGACGCAACTTGTAAACAGATTTGCAGATTTAGAACATCAGAATAAGCATCTCAAAGTGAAAATTCAAGCTTTGTGTGAGAAGATAAGCAATGACAGACGTTGA
- the LOC120005342 gene encoding uncharacterized protein LOC120005342 isoform X1 has translation MEALFLFIYFFYATSMDALDIADLSTAVEGGNLSNLLEDNTAGAGRTESWILNQTSQDELHQVVLTQPNQVGSSRRVNIAQGIAQDRVEKKRWNDKRYRDRCKERKKKMQDELDKFTVENRHVKLANQSIRTEINSMNLKLESKTKEIKQLQDAMNKLRRQNGCIEVLMEAFLQRMVSSKDRDDQLEMLTHEITILRQNVAFIGWMEEKTQLVNRFADLEHQNKHLKVKIQALCEKISNDRR, from the exons ATGGAAgcactttttttatttatttattttttttatgccacTTCAATGGATGCACTTGACATAGCAGATCTTAGCACAGCAGTTGAGGGAGGGAATTTATCAAACCTCCTGGAAGATAACACAGCTG GGGCAGGGAGAACAGAATCATGGATCTTGAACCAAACTAGTCAAGATGAGCTTCACCAAGTTGTATTGACACAACCAAACCAGGTTGGCTCAAGCAGACGAGTAAACATAGCTCAGGGCATTGCACAAGACAGggttgaaaagaaaagatggaACGACAAGCGTTATCGTGACCgatgtaag gaaaggaaaaagaaaatgcaggATGAGTTAGATAAGTTTACAGTAGAAAACAGACATGTGAAGCTCGCAAATCAATCAATAAGGACTGAAATAAATTCTATGAATTTAAAATTGGAATCAAAAACTAAGGAGATAAAACAACTCCAAGATGCAATGAACAAATTGAGGCGTCAAAATGGATGCATAGAAGTTCTTATGGAAGCATTTCTGCAAAGAATG GTCAGTTCCAAAGATAGAGATGACCAGCTTGAGATGCTAACGCATGAAATTACAATTTTACGTCAAAATGTTGCTTTCATTGGATGGATGGAAGAGAAGACGCAACTTGTAAACAGATTTGCAGATTTAGAACATCAGAATAAGCATCTCAAAGTGAAAATTCAAGCTTTGTGTGAGAAGATAAGCAATGACAGACGTTGA